GTAGATAAGCAGATGGATGAATGAGTAAGTACATACCGTACGTGAGTACGTGAATGTAAGCGAATGAGCGAGCAGGTGAGTAAGTAAATGGGTAAACAGGCACATAAGCAGACGAACAATAAACGTTTAGTACTTAAGAAAGGGCAGATAGCTATACTTGAGGCGTTGTATGAGTGTAGGTTTTGCAGTTGCAGGTTATTGGCAGATAGGCTTGGTATTACGTCGGGCTCAAGTTTGCATGAAAAGTTGAATGTACTAATGAAGCATGGGTTTGTAGATAGGCGGTATGATAAGAGCTTTAGATTGCGGGGTATGCCAGCAGCGTATTATGTAACGCCAAAAGGGCTTAGACAGCTGCAGCTAATTCATGGCAGAGAACGCGTTACCGACGCTATCGTTAAAGCGGGCTACCGGGATAGGGTTGTTAGCCAGGCGTTTGTTAATCATACGGTTAGAGTATGCGCATATATCAATCAATTGCAGCATAGGTATCCGCTATTAGAAGTATTGTTACGGCGCGAAATGATGCTCTATAGCTATGTTCCAGCTAATCCGCCTGATGCTTTCTTGTTGCTTAGAGTAAATGATGGGATACGGCAGTTTTTCTTTGATGTTGTATCTAAAGATATGCTACCTAGCACTATCAACCGCCGTATAGTAGGGTATATGAGCTTTTTTGATAGCGGAGGCTGGAATGAAGCAAACAGCGATATGCCAAAGCTTCTATTGCTACTTGAAGATACAGCCATGAAGAGGCGCCTAGAGCGTATTGCCCGCGCTATACGGAGCCGGTTTGACCTAGATGATGAAATAGAGATATACATTGCAATGGCTGAGGATTTACTAAATGGAGATACTGCTATTTGGTTGAGTATTGATGAGACTAGCGAGCCTGATGGTTCTGGCGGTTCTGGCGGTTCTGGCGAGCTTCTTTCTTTGGAGGGGATTGGAGGTGAGTGAGGTGGTGGGTGGAGCGAGTTGATTAGTTAGTGCTATATCTAATTTACTAGGGTGTTCTGGGCTAGATTAGGGCACCTGTATGAGCCACTATCTGAGCAGACTCTGTTGTTGAACGGTGCAAAATGATATTGTTAAACATTCACGAAAGAGGTTGCCCGGAAGAGAAAAGAGGCTTCTATACGAGAAGGTTCCAGTGGAGTTGCTCCAAGAAATACCGCCAAAACCAACAAACCAAGGAAGAACAAATCGCAGACTAAAGAATTGTAAATTGGACACAAGAGCAAGGCTTAAGTCTCAATATGACAGTTAACCTCCTGCTCGGGTATGCGTTTAACCGAGTCGACGAGGAAAATAAGAAATGGTTCAAGCCTACTTTAGCCTAGTCACTCGCTTCCTTTCGTAGCATCTTAAGTAGCTCATGGTACATATCTTTATGTCTCATATTATACCTAAATTCACACTCTTTGAGATGTAAGTTGAAATAGTCTTTTCTTAAGCCTCGTAGCTTGGTTAGACGCACCTTTGCTAAGCCCCAAAAGTTCTCTATGCCATTGATATGGTTCTTTTAGGATTGTTTTTATTAACGAATTCATTATTACCATGATTTACACGGGTAGTGACGCTTATATCCCCAGTCAACTAACCCGTCATAACTACGCCAACCATCACTGTAGATAGTACTATTCTAGCTGTACTTTCATTCGTACAATCTGCTTTAGAGTCTCTTAGGCTAACATGAGGTATAGGTACTAAGTACTATTTGGGTATATACCTTACCATGACGCTTTAATAGACCAAAGACAATAATCTTAGTCTTTGTTACTAGCTCTACGGAGACTATGTATATCATGTGCGCTACGTACTCTACGTGGTCCAAAATAACTTTCATCAATCTCAACTTCGCCAGAGAGTGGCGAGGTGGCCTCGCAGCGCTTGGCGATAACGGTTCGAATATGCGTCAGAATGCGATTGATTGTATTGCGGTTCACGCCGGTTAAAGAGGCTATTTGAGTAGCCGTGATATCTTCACAAAATAGCCTAACAATCTGCCTGGTTTTAGCCTCTGAAATATGTGAACGTTTTAGATACCTATTCCTCATCTGTTATTTAGTATAGATGATGGGGTTAAAGTAGTCTTGAACCATATTCTTAATACTGTATTGCTTTAGATATTGCTTCAAGTATTGCTTAGGAGATAGATAATTAAGTGGTCTCATAGCTCGGTTGTTGGTTTTGTCCTGGTGTCTTTTGAGTCGCTTTCTGAGGCTTTCTTCATCTGTTATGAGGCGGTTTAGTCTGATGATTTCAGAGTAGAAGAGTTTCTGGTCTTCGCGGTGTGATCTTTCGGCTTTGCCGTTGTGTTTTGGGGTGTGCGGCTTGATGCGTTTTAGCTTTACGTTTAGGCGCCGAGCAGTTATTTCGAACATGCTGTGGTTATCTTTCTTGCCGGCAATAAATCCTTTAGTAAATTCTGTACCGTTGTCGGTTTGGACGCATTTTATCTCTATTCCCAGCGCTTTAAACCCGGGAGACTACCTGGCATAAGAATAAGCTTGATGTATAGGTATTATGCTCACGGTAACCGCATAATATGCGGTACCGTGAGTATTCATCTATGGCTGTATATATTATGGCTGCATACACAACTGTAATATTGATACAACTCGGTAACTCGGTTCTTTGATACTTTACTATAGACTCTGGAGATAAGTATTCCTTTGGTACATACTTGACGTCTATCTCGAACCTGCTCAGCCTGGATAGTCCATACTCTCATACTTTTTCATACGGCTTAATTTCTCTTACAAACATCGGAGAAGCTTTAGGGTTTGGGTTTGAATTGAACTTGGATTTGTAGGTATCTTTTATGCTTTAAGGCCTTTAGAACCTTGAGGAGGGTTGGTTGAGTACGAGTATAGCCTCGACTCTCAGAGTCTAATCCAGAGGTCCTGTAGACTCTAGAATTAGGGTTTCTTCTTCTCATATCTCTTATTAGCTTTATCTCTTCTTGCATATGAGAGTTTGGATGGGATTTAGGACGTCTAGCTTTACTGCCTAAAGCTCTAATATCTCCATTACTTTCTATATATGCTTTCCGCTAACGATAGATGCTAGAAGGAGAAACATGGCAATTAGCTGCCGCTCTTTGCACGCCAAAACGCTCGGCGTATCTAACCGCCGACAAGCGATAACGCATTTCCTAGAGTTATACTCAAAAAAATGCCCCCTTTTGTTAATTGGTTTTACAACTTTAACTATACAGGGGACATTTTTACGTCTATTCATTTTATACGAGACATTCTCATATGTTTGTTAAGCTAACACCTAAGAATTGCTGGTATTATTTGGGGGGTTGCTATCATACGCCAAATACAGTAAACTAACCCTAACAACCATAAGCGGGGGGGATAGGCAGATGGTATCTAAACAATCTGCAAGCAGAGCAAAACAAAGCAACGCCAAGAAATCACCCGCCAAGCAATCACAGCAGAAAAAGACAACAACAAAGCATCCATTCATCGCTGCTCTTGTTAAAGTTATCCTTATAGGCTTATTAATAATCATTATACCCTGGGTAGGAATACCATTAACCCTGAGCGTCATCTTTAATATAACCGAACAAAGCCAATCAAAAGGCGTACAAGAACAAATGGTACAGTCTCTGCAGGAACGTTATCATGAAGAGTTCATTGTCGAGAAACCGAAACTAAAAGGAGCAAGCATAGATACGCGTGGCGTATGGGAAGCTACTGCTTACCCTACGAAAAACAAGGAATACGTCATCACCGTAGAGAAAGGTGACTCTGAAGACTCAAAGCCGTACGATAACTACATTACTATTGTCTGGTCTAAAGCTGCAACCAGGCAGATCCAGCCAATGATTCAGAACCATTCCGTTGGAGCAGTACATGTCAGAGCCACTCCCGACGATAAAGCATATTCCACTGCACAGCCAACCCCGGATAGCTACCTTGATTTCTACAACAATCGCCCGCAAGACCTAAAGTACTATATCTACATCTCCTACGATGGCGAACAGAAAGACATGAGAGCAGTAGCAGAAGAAGCCTTTCATCTTGTTACGTTAGCGCGTGAGAGAGGGATGGGGGATATGATGATCTATTACGCAGAAGTAAGAAAGGATGGGTCAAAGTGGGGTGGATATTGCAGCTCTACGGAGATAAAGATGACGAATATTGATGATATATATGTGTGTATAAAGAATAAAGACTTAACAGACAGGTAGGGGGGTAAGACTGATGAAGGACATAGAGTATCTAAATCTATCAGCGTTAGCATATGTTGACTTTAATCGCAATGACAAACGACATTCGGTACAGTCAGCTAAAATGGAACGAGCGTAAACTTTAGGTATGTTAGCGGGCCTTTGAATAGTTCAGAATGGTTGGCTCCCAGCCATCCATTCAGAGTTATTTAAAGATTTATTAACATATCTACGGGTTAGGACTGTTTTAGGTTGGGTGACTGAACCGTAAATATGATCCCATTTGCTCCTTTAGACAGGTATGGTAATATACAAACAGTCTGAGAAGTAGTTCAGCTACCCGCATAAGACTTCTTTCGGTTGAGTGTCAGATGCTCCCGAGAGATCAAGACGTCAAGAGTTGGCGTCTTGAGGCTCAAAAGAAGGAGGAGGACTTGGATATCCTCAGTATTCTTGTAGTCGTAGTGTACATCATCGTTACGCTACGAGCCGCTTCAAACCTGCATGAGGAAATGGAGGCACTAAGGCAGAAAGAAAGGGAGGAGGCCTCCTCTGGCAAGGATTAAATATTCTTGCCCTACAACCCCGCACAACCAGTACGGGGTACTTTCTTTGGAGAACACGTTACGTGTATATACCTATCCGCACCCTTCGGCATACCATACCACATGGGTAGCGCATCGGCGATAAGCAGTGCACTACCTTATGCAATTATAGTTGTATTCATCTCGCTGTTTCATCACGACAACTAGGAGCGATACGTCTTGATAAATAAGTCAGAATGTTATGGAAACATACATAACATTGACTATCCATGTAATTCATGCTATTATTCCGCCCAGAGGGAGCTGTTTAGAGTCAGCTACAGACACTCCGAGGGTAATCCTTGGAGTGTTTTCGATAGTAGGCAATTAATCACTACGAGCATAATAGCCTAAGCTATCTTTCTGAAGAGAAAGCCTTATGCGCACACCCGAATATATAAGACTAAGCTTGGAAAGCGACATAGTAAGCCTTTTGGCTCATAAGTGGACGTTGCCGGTTGTGAATGCGCTTCAAAACAACATACTACGCTATAGCGCAATTGAAAAAGCATTACCTTCCATCACACAAAGAGCATTGACGTTAACATTGAGAAGGCTTGAGCGAGATGGCTTTATCTACCGCCATGTCCACCCAGTTATACCGCCACAAGTAGAATATAAGCTGACTCCGCTTGGACTTGATCTTTTAGAATTATCAGCGGCTATATTAGAATGGGCAGATACGCATAAGCAAGAAATTAAACGCGCACAAAGATTGTACGATCGTCGCAATAAGGTCAATCGCAAAATAAGATAACCGGCAATCTTCTAGAATATCTCCAGCAAGGCAAGGACAACCTGTCGCTCCTTATGATACTATGCCGTTGCACTCGTTGGCACTATTCCTCTCAAAAAACTTACCTCAAAGTTTTTTTAACATCCAGTTATATATCGTTGGAATATCGTATTCCAAATTGCTAAATGTCTATCACGAAATCACGGAAACTACACTAAAACCGTACGCAAGTGACTTAGCACTAGCACTATGCGTATCGCCCCAGGACTATAGGCAGGACGTGCATTCGTTCTGCTTATAGGAAACATGGAACCTCTTGAATAGTCGACACTAGTTGAGCGAATAGTACAGGGAAGCGGCACGGATCACAATGAGCGATATACCGCTTGATAGCAAAGGCATCTTTTCAGGCACTTATTTTTTATTTTTTAAGTTTCAAAATATACGCGTATGCTAAGCATTCATGCAGCACTGACCTCTAGTAACAGCACGGTACTTTTGTATAGTTACCTACAAAGAGTGTCATAAGTATATCAATTTTCGGTTCTTGTATTTTCTTTATGTATCGTAAATAGTTTGTAGTAAGTGAATGTGGAGATGTTGCTCGGTACATCATTTCTACCACCACATGCAAATATAACACTTTTTAATAATTCTGGGAGAATAGCATAGCATGAAAAAGATATACTATTTTGCGACAGGACTTATCGCAATTGAGTTGCCCTTCTTGTTGCCTGAAACAGCATTCGCAGCATCTTCCGGAATTGCGCAAGTTGAAAACTTTTTTAAAAACGTATCCGGAACGCTCGCCAGCTTCGTCGGATCAGTCGGCGTTATCATTTTAATCATCGGCGGTTATATGTATATGACAGCTTCAGGCAGCCCCGAAAAACTTGACAAAGCAAAGAACACTATGAAATGGGCGGCATTCGGTATGGTGATCGTCATTGGCGCAATCGCACTCGCTAATATCATCGTATCAATCTCCAAGCAATCATTCGGAAGTTAAATGGCACTAGCATGAGAGATACACTAGGCGCTCTAGGCGCAAATTTAATGATATTCGCAGACATATCCGACGCAATCAAAACAGTGCGGGAGTGGGTCATTCCAACCGTACAGAGTATTGCGAGCCTTGCATCTATCGCTGCTGTCTTGATACTTACCTACGCAGGCTATATTTACATGACGAGCACTGGAAACCCTAAACGTATTGAATTAGCTAAGAATATTGCAAAAAAGGCAGCGATTGGACTCGTAATTATACTTTCTGCGATAACGCTCGCTTCTCTCATTTCAAATGCCTACAGCGCACCACAGAACCCGGCCGATGCGGCAATGCCGAAATTGCAGGCTATCAAACAAAAGAATGCGAATAACGGTTTGATCGAAATAGTAATAACGACAGTTACGGGATTTTTGCTGAAGATCGTTAATGACTTAGCGTCGCCATTTCTCGGCGCACTTGATTTCTTTACAAGGTCGACACCAACCATGGCAAACAACAAAAGTGTTTTCAATTTCTGGTTAGCAATTATAGGCATCGCTGATGTGTTATTTATTCTCATACTTGCACTGATTGGTTTTCATATCATGAGCGCATCAGCACTTGGATTTGCCGAAATCAATCTTAAAACTATATCACCACGCCTTCTCCTAATATTCGCCCTTATGAACTCGTCGATATTTTTAATCGACGGTATTATCGCACTTTCTAACGTACTCGTTAAGGCTGTTGGGCAAATATCCGGAACTGATTCTGTTTGGATGACACTAACCGGTGTGGTTGAGAATACCTCCGGGTTAGGACTGGCCGCGCTTGTTATTATGATCACGTTTGTTTTCTTCGCGGTAGTATTGCTCGTATATTACGTTATGCGCCTTGTTACGCTTTATCTTGGCGCAGTGCTATCGCCGGTCGTTAT
This portion of the TM7 phylum sp. oral taxon 349 genome encodes:
- a CDS encoding replication-relaxation family protein — encoded protein: MGKQAHKQTNNKRLVLKKGQIAILEALYECRFCSCRLLADRLGITSGSSLHEKLNVLMKHGFVDRRYDKSFRLRGMPAAYYVTPKGLRQLQLIHGRERVTDAIVKAGYRDRVVSQAFVNHTVRVCAYINQLQHRYPLLEVLLRREMMLYSYVPANPPDAFLLLRVNDGIRQFFFDVVSKDMLPSTINRRIVGYMSFFDSGGWNEANSDMPKLLLLLEDTAMKRRLERIARAIRSRFDLDDEIEIYIAMAEDLLNGDTAIWLSIDETSEPDGSGGSGGSGELLSLEGIGGE
- a CDS encoding TrbC/VirB2 family protein; this encodes MKKIYYFATGLIAIELPFLLPETAFAASSGIAQVENFFKNVSGTLASFVGSVGVIILIIGGYMYMTASGSPEKLDKAKNTMKWAAFGMVIVIGAIALANIIVSISKQSFGS
- a CDS encoding helix-turn-helix transcriptional regulator codes for the protein MRTPEYIRLSLESDIVSLLAHKWTLPVVNALQNNILRYSAIEKALPSITQRALTLTLRRLERDGFIYRHVHPVIPPQVEYKLTPLGLDLLELSAAILEWADTHKQEIKRAQRLYDRRNKVNRKIR
- a CDS encoding type IV secretion system protein; this translates as MIFADISDAIKTVREWVIPTVQSIASLASIAAVLILTYAGYIYMTSTGNPKRIELAKNIAKKAAIGLVIILSAITLASLISNAYSAPQNPADAAMPKLQAIKQKNANNGLIEIVITTVTGFLLKIVNDLASPFLGALDFFTRSTPTMANNKSVFNFWLAIIGIADVLFILILALIGFHIMSASALGFAEINLKTISPRLLLIFALMNSSIFLIDGIIALSNVLVKAVGQISGTDSVWMTLTGVVENTSGLGLAALVIMITFVFFAVVLLVYYVMRLVTLYLGAVLSPVVILLWLLPGFRDFAETSFKTYLTTIFVLFVHVVILQLSASLFAGMAVVSGGNKPDTLMAMVTGIATIVMILKAQSTMMQFSYVSIGSRNIKKLSGTFINGVSHLTANTRSAVNTIRSRTDAIKKTHMPTNTRTQAVRASKIQNTTYDNKRKTAPKSKEPTIQIIRTPSRAPSKDRKR